A genomic segment from Spinacia oleracea cultivar Varoflay chromosome 3, BTI_SOV_V1, whole genome shotgun sequence encodes:
- the LOC130469587 gene encoding uncharacterized protein, whose protein sequence is MVRSLGRQQIYGGFDESYALLSSYAEIIKSTNPGSYALVTWTADSGGCRPIIGIDDAHLSGYYKGILLIAVDIDGNNEIFPFAYNIVSKETFWFIGSIPYSLKYNCVLQGVEAALCEVFPRAVRRVCAQHLYVNCRQAGYSGTTFYDLFWVVADAYNPYVYNKAMENILKIMPEAVEYLDKVPEQWSRHNFDVEVTCDHNTTNFVESFNACTKPFRDLPVLTLLEEIRSWCMKKIGTRFDKAVDIGPDQLTLYAIKMLEERSDDSRLTTGVCGCGKWKGCGIPCKHALRLIYHQRLKPDEFVSPYFKGAAYKLTYS, encoded by the exons ATGGTCAGAAGCCTCGGGAGGCAGCAAATATATGGTGGATTTGATGAATCATATGCCCTTTTATCATCCTATGCAGAAATAATCAAGTCTACCAATCCCGGGAGCTATGCCTTGGTCACTTGGACTGCAGATTCTG GAGGTTGTAGGCCTATCATAGGCATTGATGATGCACATTTGAGTGGATACTATAAGGGTATTCTTCTCATTGCAGTAGATATTGATGGAAATAATGAGATTTTCCCATTTGCGTATAACATTGTGAGTAAGGAGA CTTTCTGGTTTATTGGTTCAATTCCCTACTCACTGAAATACAATTGTGTTCTGCAGGGTGTTGAAGCTGCTCTTTGTGAAGTTTTCCCAAGAGCAGTCAGGAGGGTCTGTGCTCAGCATCTGTATGTGAATTGCAGACAAGCTGGATACAGTGGCACAACCTTCTATGACTTGTTCTGGGTTGTAGCAGATGCATACAATCCATATGTATATAACAAAGCCATGGAAAATATCCTCAAAATCATGCCAGAAGCAGTGGAATATCTTGACAAAGTCCCTGAACAGTGGTCCAGACACAACTTTGATGTTGAGGTCACTTGTGATCACAACACCACCAACTTTGTGGAATCCTTCAACGCGTGCACCAAACCCTTTAGGGATCTTCCTGTTCTAACACTTCTTGAAG AAATAAGATCTTGGTGCATGAAGAAAATAGGGACCAGATTTGATAAAGCTGTTGACATTGGACCCGATCAATTGACATTGTATGCTATTAAGATGTTGGAAGAGAGGAGTGATGACTCAAG GCTAACCACTGGGGTGTGTGGTTGTGGTAAATGGAAAGGGTGTGGCATACCTTGCAAGCATGCTCTTAGGCTCATATACCATCAGAGACTCAAGCCTGATGAGTTTGTCAGTCCATACTTCAAAGGGGCAGCATATAAGCTCACATACTCATAA